The Mesorhizobium koreense genome includes a window with the following:
- a CDS encoding DUF6894 family protein, giving the protein MPLYFFDTYDQGELSRDEQGIECSSKSQVQTNALDALPDMAREVLPDGPNHCFRVEVRSEQGRVVFRARLDLNSEWLEDARDNEVNAVPRAN; this is encoded by the coding sequence ATGCCGCTCTATTTCTTCGATACCTATGACCAAGGCGAGCTTTCCCGGGACGAACAAGGCATTGAATGCAGTTCTAAATCACAGGTTCAGACTAACGCGTTGGACGCGTTGCCGGACATGGCCCGGGAAGTTCTTCCAGACGGTCCCAACCATTGCTTCCGCGTCGAGGTCCGCAGCGAGCAAGGCCGCGTGGTTTTCCGGGCCAGGCTGGATCTAAATTCCGAATGGCTGGAGGATGCCCGAGATAATGAAGTCAACGC